From Streptomyces sp. NBC_01426, a single genomic window includes:
- a CDS encoding DoxX family protein, whose amino-acid sequence MNTAATIVAVLAAAMSGFSGYSLLSRATWVVEAMNEYRVPQAWWTPLGAAKALGAIGLVVGIFLPVVGIAAGIGLVLYYLGAVITVIKARSYAHIPFPVIYMAPVVGAFALGFAL is encoded by the coding sequence ATGAACACCGCCGCCACCATCGTCGCCGTCCTCGCCGCCGCCATGTCGGGCTTCTCGGGCTACTCGCTGCTCTCGCGGGCCACGTGGGTCGTCGAAGCCATGAACGAGTACCGCGTGCCCCAGGCCTGGTGGACGCCCCTCGGCGCGGCCAAGGCCCTGGGCGCGATCGGCCTCGTCGTCGGCATCTTCCTCCCCGTCGTCGGCATCGCGGCCGGCATCGGCCTGGTGCTGTACTACCTCGGCGCCGTCATCACCGTGATCAAGGCCCGTTCGTACGCGCACATCCCCTTCCCGGTCATCTACATGGCGCCGGTCGTCGGAGCCTTCGCCCTCGGCTTCGCACTCTGA
- a CDS encoding isocitrate lyase/PEP mutase family protein, with translation MNRTTAAARHARAVAFRDLHAADRPFVVPNPWDAGTARILAGLGFAALATTGAGLAHSLGRPDGTNRVSRAELLANAAVIVEASGLPVTADLESGFGERPEDIAETIRLAAAAGLVGGSIEDSTGLDEDPVRPLDEAVERVAAAVEAAKELDFPFTVTARAENFFQGRPDLDDTIRRLQAYEAAGAHVLYAPALPDAEAIRAVCSAVDRPVNVLMGGALSLSVAELGALGVRRISTGSALSRAALGAFTRAAREIAESGTFDFGADAIPYAEANALLTPAATPAPPGAPHPAAPPSGFDGREV, from the coding sequence ATGAACCGCACCACCGCAGCCGCCCGACACGCGCGGGCCGTCGCGTTCCGGGACCTGCACGCCGCCGACCGGCCGTTCGTCGTCCCCAACCCCTGGGACGCGGGCACCGCACGCATCCTGGCCGGCCTCGGCTTCGCGGCACTCGCCACCACCGGCGCCGGCCTGGCCCACAGCCTCGGCCGTCCCGACGGTACGAACCGGGTCAGCCGCGCCGAACTCCTCGCCAACGCAGCCGTGATCGTCGAGGCCAGTGGCCTGCCGGTCACCGCCGACCTGGAGAGCGGCTTCGGGGAACGGCCCGAGGACATCGCCGAGACCATCCGCCTCGCCGCGGCCGCCGGCCTGGTCGGCGGCTCCATCGAGGACTCCACGGGCCTCGACGAGGATCCCGTGCGACCGCTCGACGAGGCGGTGGAACGGGTGGCCGCCGCCGTGGAGGCGGCAAAGGAACTGGACTTCCCCTTCACGGTCACCGCCCGCGCCGAGAACTTCTTCCAGGGCCGCCCCGACCTCGACGACACGATCCGCCGCCTCCAGGCGTACGAGGCCGCCGGCGCCCACGTCCTCTACGCCCCGGCCCTCCCCGACGCCGAAGCGATCCGTGCCGTCTGCTCCGCCGTGGACCGGCCCGTGAACGTCCTCATGGGCGGCGCCCTCTCCCTGTCCGTCGCCGAACTCGGCGCCCTCGGCGTCCGCCGGATCAGTACCGGATCCGCGCTGTCCCGCGCGGCGCTGGGCGCGTTCACCCGGGCCGCGCGGGAGATCGCCGAGTCCGGCACGTTCGACTTCGGCGCGGACGCCATCCCGTACGCCGAGGCCAATGCACTCCTGACCCCGGCCGCCACACCCGCGCCCCCCGGCGCCCCGCATCCCGCCGCCCCGCCATCCGGATTCGACGGCCGGGAGGTGTGA
- a CDS encoding cytochrome P450 — MTATTPIDAVRLPDPYPYYARLVAERPFTHDEELGVWVAADAAAVRAVLGSDALRVRPPAEPVPQGIVGTPAGEVFADLVRMTDGTVQGRLKTVVADALARADTAYAARLAARFTREALAAGGAVPWEELMFGVPARVVAALAGLTDGADREAARAIADFVQCIPASATPAQQRAAAAAADQVRELLRPGLVGDNDGLLGELVRAADRASWPYLAPLLSNAVGFLSQTYDATAGLVGNTLVALARGADGCDIGALVREVARYDAPIQNTRRFAAAPFVHDGRAVESGQQILVLLAAANRDPAVNPDPHALSPGRVNPMIFTFGASSHRCPGEALASALAAAIVAELRTAGLSSTATPTYRPLANARIPHL; from the coding sequence GTGACCGCCACCACGCCGATCGACGCGGTCCGACTGCCTGACCCCTACCCGTACTACGCCCGCCTGGTGGCCGAACGCCCCTTCACCCACGACGAGGAGCTCGGGGTGTGGGTCGCCGCCGACGCCGCCGCCGTGCGCGCCGTACTGGGCAGCGACGCGCTGCGGGTGCGACCGCCGGCCGAGCCGGTCCCGCAGGGGATCGTCGGGACCCCGGCGGGCGAGGTCTTCGCGGACCTGGTCCGCATGACGGACGGCACGGTCCAGGGCCGCCTGAAGACGGTGGTGGCCGACGCACTGGCCCGGGCCGACACCGCGTACGCGGCCCGACTGGCCGCCCGGTTCACCCGGGAGGCGCTGGCGGCCGGCGGCGCGGTCCCGTGGGAGGAGCTGATGTTCGGGGTCCCGGCCCGGGTCGTGGCCGCGCTGGCCGGCCTGACGGACGGAGCGGACCGGGAGGCGGCCCGCGCGATCGCCGACTTCGTCCAGTGCATACCGGCCTCCGCGACCCCCGCACAACAGCGGGCCGCCGCCGCGGCAGCCGATCAGGTCCGCGAACTGCTGCGGCCCGGCCTCGTGGGCGACAACGACGGGCTCCTCGGGGAGTTGGTCCGCGCCGCCGACCGGGCGTCCTGGCCGTACCTGGCGCCACTGCTGTCCAACGCCGTCGGGTTCCTGTCCCAGACCTACGACGCCACCGCCGGACTGGTGGGCAACACCCTGGTCGCCCTGGCCCGGGGAGCGGACGGCTGCGACATCGGGGCACTGGTGCGGGAGGTGGCCCGGTACGACGCCCCGATCCAGAACACCCGCCGTTTCGCCGCCGCGCCCTTCGTCCACGACGGCCGTGCGGTGGAGAGCGGGCAGCAGATCCTGGTCCTCCTCGCCGCCGCGAACCGCGACCCGGCCGTCAACCCGGATCCACACGCACTATCACCCGGACGAGTGAATCCGATGATCTTCACCTTCGGTGCGTCGTCCCACCGCTGCCCGGGAGAGGCCCTCGCCTCGGCCCTCGCCGCCGCCATCGTCGCGGAACTCCGCACGGCAGGCTTGTCGTCCACGGCCACCCCGACCTACCGCCCCCTGGCCAATGCCCGCATCCCCCACCTCTGA
- a CDS encoding saccharopine dehydrogenase, with amino-acid sequence MSKTPHLWMRHESRPTERRAPLTPSDAGRLVGAGLRITVEASDQRVFPLADYAAAGCDTAPTDSWLTAPDDAYVLGLKELPAGPGAPVLRHRHIYFGHAYKGQAGAAELLARFTAGGGALLDMEYLIDEAGRRVAAFGYWAGYVGAALAVLHRRGLLTGPLRPTDRPALDALLASGAGAPGTGAAGTDGTALVIGALGRSGRGACDALTTAGIEPTRWDLAETREIDRAALLGHDLMVNTVLTTTPVPPFLTKGDLDDPGRRLSLVSDVTCDVTSDCNVLPVYDETTTWEEPVRALASGGAPLDLIAIDNLPSLLPVEATIAFSAELAPQLARLADRDGVWDRALTTFETAVGARDDLLAR; translated from the coding sequence ATGTCGAAGACCCCGCACCTCTGGATGCGGCACGAGTCCCGCCCCACCGAGCGTCGCGCCCCCCTCACCCCCTCCGACGCCGGCCGGCTCGTCGGGGCCGGCCTCCGGATCACCGTCGAGGCCTCGGACCAGCGCGTGTTCCCCCTCGCCGACTACGCCGCCGCCGGCTGCGACACCGCACCCACCGACTCCTGGCTCACGGCCCCCGACGACGCGTACGTCCTCGGCCTGAAGGAACTCCCCGCCGGCCCCGGCGCCCCGGTCCTGCGCCACCGGCACATCTACTTCGGCCACGCCTACAAGGGCCAGGCCGGCGCGGCCGAGTTGCTCGCCCGCTTCACCGCCGGCGGTGGCGCCCTGCTCGACATGGAGTACCTCATCGACGAGGCCGGCCGCCGTGTCGCGGCGTTCGGCTACTGGGCCGGGTACGTCGGAGCCGCCCTCGCCGTCCTGCACCGCCGCGGCCTGCTCACCGGGCCCCTGCGCCCGACCGACCGCCCTGCCCTCGACGCGCTGTTGGCCTCCGGCGCGGGAGCCCCCGGTACCGGCGCGGCCGGCACGGACGGCACGGCACTCGTCATCGGCGCGCTCGGCCGCAGCGGACGCGGCGCCTGCGACGCGTTGACCACCGCCGGCATCGAGCCGACCCGCTGGGACCTCGCCGAGACCCGCGAGATCGACCGCGCCGCGCTCCTCGGCCACGACCTGATGGTCAACACCGTCCTCACCACCACGCCCGTCCCGCCGTTCCTCACCAAGGGCGACCTCGACGACCCGGGCCGGCGCCTCTCCCTCGTCTCCGACGTCACCTGCGACGTCACCTCCGACTGCAACGTGCTGCCGGTGTACGACGAGACCACCACGTGGGAGGAGCCGGTACGCGCCCTCGCCTCGGGCGGCGCCCCCCTCGACCTGATCGCCATCGACAACCTCCCGTCCCTCCTGCCCGTCGAGGCCACCATCGCCTTCTCCGCCGAGCTCGCTCCGCAACTGGCGCGCCTGGCGGACCGGGACGGGGTGTGGGACCGCGCACTGACCACCTTCGAGACGGCGGTCGGCGCCCGGGACGACCTTCTCGCCCGCTGA
- a CDS encoding NHLP bacteriocin export ABC transporter permease/ATPase subunit translates to MSTPSAAASPARTFCLDDPTTLLYVESGAADLFAVDRGPDGGDGEEHGRRYFLCRAEAGMLVVCGTGGESRHTVIARPVLDARLTRLPLSLLDQIRQGRATLPRSAGDRPAALDHARLLAGLTAGLTALADALPGALAPRQFTSLSTTDGTELDKGDVARSVDGVQFVRVESGLLDPGDPASEGAAGLDGEEDTSALEPVGPGAELVLTEQDWVRARGAARLTTASLLSVYREGRLTDALTEHSARLRTTIDHRIAVQRARERAELAARRAQDGKVLSSAVRTFDAVLHDTGTRLKLADVADDEPMLAAVRLVASRQGFSVRPPLRSPGPGRRSTAEDLRAIALASGFRTRGIRLEDRWWTRDVGPVLGYHVTGRPVALLPLGHGYVLVDDGRVSALNAETAARLRPAAVVLYRPLPAAVRDVPSLLRFGLSPSLGHGRDLVRLALTGVLVALVGLIIPVMTGKVLGEFVADANRNLIVQGSLVVIGSGLVTAALSVVQNFAVLRLESRTGAAMQAGLWNRLLSLPAAFFTRYSTGELGTTVLGVTAAQELLSGMLTTATLALLTGLANLALVFWYDLTLALVAAGLTAVGVLFAAAAGRLQLRWARREYTHEQAMSAMVFQMLTAMPKLRVAAAEERAFAEWTRLAARGHALSARVRRVQNSVTTFNAGFPLVCSAVVFGVTAGPLHGEVPLATFLPFFAAFNLLLSAGLQFTASAVTAVGTVPMLERLKPILEAEPENDGTKVDPGDLSGRIAISHLSFRYGQDGPLVLDDVSLTVMPGEFIAVVGASGSGKSTLLRLLLGFETPMSGSLLYDGQDLAELDVSAVRRQCGVVLQNGALQAGDILANIVGSGGHTLDDAWAAAEMTGLADDIRAMPMSMNTVLSEGTNTLSGGQRQRLMIARALVARPRLVFFDEATSALDNPTQGLVAESTRRLNATRIVIAHRLSTVVDADRIVVMDRGRIVQQGTYEELMADADGLFARLAGPQMSDAANRPSAHAM, encoded by the coding sequence GTGAGCACTCCCTCCGCCGCGGCCTCCCCCGCCCGGACCTTCTGCCTCGACGACCCCACCACGCTGCTGTACGTGGAATCCGGCGCGGCCGACCTGTTCGCCGTGGACCGCGGACCGGACGGCGGCGACGGCGAGGAGCACGGCCGGCGCTACTTCCTGTGCCGCGCCGAGGCCGGCATGCTCGTGGTGTGCGGCACCGGCGGCGAGAGCCGCCACACCGTCATCGCCCGGCCCGTGCTCGACGCCCGGCTCACCCGGCTGCCGCTGTCCCTCCTCGACCAGATCCGCCAGGGCCGGGCCACGCTGCCCCGGTCGGCGGGCGACCGTCCCGCCGCGCTCGACCACGCCCGGCTCCTCGCCGGCCTCACCGCCGGGCTCACCGCCCTCGCCGACGCGCTCCCCGGCGCCCTCGCGCCCCGCCAGTTCACGTCCCTGAGCACCACCGACGGCACCGAACTCGACAAGGGCGACGTGGCCCGCTCCGTCGACGGGGTGCAGTTCGTCCGCGTGGAGTCCGGCCTCCTCGACCCGGGCGACCCGGCCTCCGAGGGCGCCGCAGGGCTCGACGGGGAGGAGGACACCAGTGCACTGGAGCCCGTCGGCCCCGGCGCCGAGCTGGTCCTGACCGAGCAGGACTGGGTCCGGGCCCGCGGCGCCGCCCGCCTCACCACCGCCTCCCTCCTCTCCGTCTACCGGGAGGGCCGGCTGACGGACGCGCTGACCGAGCACTCCGCCCGGCTGCGCACCACCATCGACCACCGCATCGCCGTCCAGCGGGCCCGTGAGCGCGCCGAACTCGCCGCGCGCCGCGCCCAGGACGGCAAGGTCCTGTCGTCCGCCGTCCGCACCTTCGACGCGGTCCTGCACGACACCGGCACCCGCCTGAAGCTCGCGGACGTCGCCGACGACGAGCCGATGCTCGCCGCGGTCCGGCTGGTCGCCTCCCGGCAGGGCTTCTCGGTCCGCCCCCCGCTCCGAAGCCCCGGCCCGGGCCGCCGCAGCACCGCCGAAGACCTGCGGGCCATCGCCCTCGCCTCCGGCTTTCGCACCCGGGGCATCCGGCTGGAGGACCGCTGGTGGACCCGGGACGTGGGGCCGGTGCTCGGCTATCACGTCACGGGTCGGCCCGTCGCGCTGCTGCCCCTCGGCCACGGCTACGTCCTCGTCGACGACGGCCGGGTCTCCGCGCTCAACGCCGAGACGGCCGCCCGGCTGCGCCCCGCCGCCGTCGTGCTGTACCGGCCGCTGCCCGCGGCCGTGCGCGACGTCCCCAGCCTGCTGAGGTTCGGCCTTTCGCCCTCCCTGGGGCACGGCCGGGACCTGGTCCGGCTCGCGCTCACCGGCGTACTCGTCGCCCTGGTCGGTCTGATCATCCCGGTCATGACCGGCAAGGTGCTCGGCGAGTTCGTGGCGGATGCCAACCGGAACCTGATCGTGCAGGGCTCCCTGGTCGTGATCGGCTCGGGCCTGGTGACCGCCGCGCTGTCCGTCGTGCAGAACTTCGCCGTCCTACGGCTGGAGAGCCGTACCGGCGCCGCCATGCAGGCCGGGCTGTGGAACCGGCTGCTGTCCCTGCCGGCCGCGTTCTTCACCCGCTACTCCACCGGTGAGCTGGGCACCACCGTGCTCGGTGTCACCGCCGCCCAGGAACTCCTGTCCGGGATGCTCACCACGGCCACGCTGGCCCTGCTGACCGGCCTCGCCAACCTGGCCCTCGTCTTCTGGTACGACCTGACCCTGGCCCTGGTCGCCGCCGGTCTCACGGCCGTCGGCGTGCTCTTCGCCGCGGCGGCCGGGCGGCTCCAACTGCGGTGGGCACGACGCGAGTACACGCACGAGCAGGCGATGTCCGCGATGGTCTTCCAGATGCTCACCGCCATGCCGAAGCTGCGGGTGGCCGCCGCCGAGGAACGGGCCTTCGCCGAGTGGACCCGGCTGGCCGCCCGCGGCCACGCCCTGTCCGCCCGCGTCCGCCGGGTGCAGAACAGCGTCACGACCTTCAACGCCGGTTTCCCGCTGGTGTGTTCGGCGGTCGTCTTCGGGGTGACCGCGGGCCCCCTGCACGGGGAGGTCCCGCTCGCCACCTTCCTGCCGTTCTTCGCGGCCTTCAACCTGCTGCTCTCGGCGGGCCTGCAGTTCACCGCCTCCGCCGTGACCGCCGTCGGCACCGTTCCGATGCTGGAGCGGCTGAAGCCCATCCTCGAAGCGGAGCCGGAGAACGACGGCACCAAGGTCGACCCCGGCGACCTGTCCGGCCGGATCGCCATCTCTCACCTGTCGTTCCGCTACGGCCAGGACGGGCCGCTCGTCCTCGACGACGTCAGCCTCACCGTGATGCCGGGCGAGTTCATCGCCGTCGTCGGCGCTTCCGGCAGCGGCAAGTCCACCCTGCTGCGGCTGCTGCTCGGCTTCGAGACCCCCATGTCCGGCAGCCTGCTGTACGACGGCCAGGACCTCGCCGAGCTGGATGTCTCCGCGGTCCGCCGGCAGTGCGGAGTGGTGCTGCAGAACGGCGCGCTCCAGGCCGGCGACATCCTCGCCAACATCGTCGGCTCCGGCGGCCACACCCTCGACGACGCCTGGGCGGCCGCCGAGATGACGGGCCTGGCCGACGACATCCGGGCCATGCCGATGAGCATGAACACCGTGCTCTCCGAGGGCACCAACACCCTCTCCGGCGGCCAGCGCCAGCGCCTCATGATCGCCCGCGCCCTGGTGGCCCGGCCGCGCCTGGTCTTCTTCGACGAGGCGACCAGTGCCCTCGACAATCCCACGCAGGGACTGGTCGCCGAGAGCACGCGCCGCTTGAACGCCACCCGGATCGTCATCGCGCACCGGTTGTCCACCGTGGTCGACGCGGACCGCATCGTGGTCATGGACCGGGGCCGGATCGTCCAACAGGGCACGTACGAAGAGCTCATGGCGGACGCGGACGGACTCTTCGCCCGGCTGGCGGGCCCGCAGATGTCCGACGCCGCGAACAGGCCCTCAGCGCACGCGATGTGA
- a CDS encoding NHLP family bacteriocin export ABC transporter peptidase/permease/ATPase subunit yields MSDTKTRPPVAASRRDARRTKRTAARTRRWARRRAHRVPTVLQMESVECGAASLSMILSHYGRHVPLEELRALCGVSRDGARASSVLAAARSFGLVAKGFQAETDQLEEKLRNGPVIIFWAFQHFMVVEGITTRFGRTQVAVNDPAGGPRLMEWSAFDSGYTGIVLTFERGPDFTPGGRRSSTAAALLDRRLPSGRALPLVLLASLLLVVPGIVGAAYSRVFLDRVLVSDSPTAVLPLVLAMSVTALMVFVLTSVQQHYLLRMEIRTGLVASARFFRHLLRLPIEFFLQRRPAEVARRVASNDTVAMILSRDLAATTINLVLVVFYGALMVRYDILLGLLGLATAGFNVLVLQLVSRSRKDAVDALRADRGNLIGTTFATLSTIESVKATGAEPDAFTRWAGFLAKVTTAQQRLGQTTAVLTVLPPLLAVVNIGVMLLVGGLRVADGTLSVGILVTFQTLLASLSRPVTQLTNLGSRLQEMNADLKRIHDVEKYPQARSFQPGASGTDGLTDDAPAGRPGRIGGPTNRLDGELTLDEVTFGYGPLSDPVVTALSLTVTPGSRMAIVGGSGSGKSTVGRLVTGLYEPRSGQILISGQPREEIPRTVLAASMAYVDQDIALFAGTVRDNLTLWDDTVPDEVVLAALQDAAVFDEVMSRPGGINARVCEQGSNFSGGQRQRLELARALASRPTLLVLDEATSALDPATERTVMDNLRRRGCACLIIAHRLSAVRDADEIIVLDRGVIAERGTHDELLTARGRYAALFDSSRSEEKDTL; encoded by the coding sequence ATGAGCGACACGAAGACCCGACCCCCCGTGGCCGCCTCCCGCCGGGACGCCCGCCGCACCAAACGCACCGCGGCCCGCACCCGCCGCTGGGCCCGGCGCCGCGCGCACCGGGTGCCCACCGTCCTGCAGATGGAATCGGTGGAGTGCGGCGCGGCCAGTCTGTCGATGATCCTCTCCCACTACGGGCGCCACGTCCCGCTGGAGGAGCTGCGCGCCCTGTGCGGCGTCTCCCGGGACGGGGCCCGCGCGAGTTCCGTGCTGGCCGCGGCCCGCTCGTTCGGGCTCGTCGCCAAGGGCTTCCAGGCGGAGACCGACCAGTTGGAGGAGAAGCTCCGCAACGGGCCGGTCATCATCTTCTGGGCGTTCCAGCACTTCATGGTGGTCGAGGGCATCACCACCCGGTTCGGACGCACCCAGGTCGCCGTCAACGACCCGGCCGGCGGCCCCCGCCTGATGGAGTGGTCCGCCTTCGACTCCGGGTACACCGGCATCGTCCTCACCTTCGAACGCGGCCCCGACTTCACGCCCGGCGGCCGCCGCAGCAGCACCGCCGCCGCCCTCCTGGACCGCCGTCTGCCGTCCGGGCGCGCCCTGCCCCTGGTCCTGCTGGCCAGCCTGCTGCTGGTGGTGCCGGGCATCGTCGGCGCCGCCTACTCGCGGGTCTTCCTCGACCGGGTGCTCGTCTCGGACTCCCCCACGGCCGTGCTGCCGCTGGTCCTGGCGATGTCCGTCACCGCCCTGATGGTCTTCGTCCTCACCTCCGTGCAGCAGCACTACCTGCTGCGCATGGAGATCCGTACCGGACTGGTGGCGTCGGCGCGCTTCTTCCGCCATCTGCTGCGGCTGCCCATCGAGTTCTTCCTGCAGCGCCGCCCGGCCGAGGTCGCCCGACGCGTCGCGAGCAACGACACCGTCGCGATGATCCTCTCGCGCGACCTCGCCGCCACCACCATCAATCTCGTGCTCGTCGTCTTCTACGGCGCCCTGATGGTCCGCTACGACATCCTGCTCGGCCTGCTGGGCCTGGCCACCGCCGGCTTCAACGTGCTGGTCCTGCAACTGGTCTCGCGCTCCCGCAAGGACGCCGTGGACGCGCTGCGCGCCGACCGCGGCAACCTGATCGGCACCACCTTCGCGACCCTGTCCACCATCGAGTCCGTCAAGGCGACCGGCGCCGAGCCCGACGCCTTCACCCGCTGGGCCGGCTTCCTCGCCAAGGTCACCACCGCCCAGCAGCGACTCGGACAGACCACCGCGGTGCTGACGGTGCTGCCGCCCCTGCTGGCCGTCGTCAACATCGGCGTCATGCTGCTCGTCGGCGGCCTGCGGGTGGCCGACGGCACCCTCAGCGTCGGCATCCTCGTCACCTTCCAGACCCTGCTGGCATCCCTCAGCCGCCCCGTCACCCAGCTCACCAACCTGGGCAGCAGGCTCCAGGAGATGAACGCCGACCTCAAGCGCATCCACGACGTGGAGAAGTACCCGCAGGCCCGGAGCTTCCAGCCCGGCGCATCCGGGACGGACGGCCTGACGGACGACGCCCCCGCCGGCCGGCCCGGGCGAATCGGCGGACCGACGAACCGGCTCGACGGCGAACTCACCCTGGACGAGGTCACCTTCGGCTACGGCCCGCTCTCCGACCCCGTCGTCACCGCACTCAGCCTCACCGTCACCCCCGGTTCCCGCATGGCGATCGTCGGCGGCTCCGGCAGCGGCAAGTCCACCGTGGGCCGCCTCGTGACCGGCCTGTACGAGCCGCGCTCGGGGCAGATCCTCATCAGCGGACAGCCCCGCGAGGAGATCCCCCGTACCGTCCTCGCCGCCTCCATGGCCTACGTCGACCAGGACATCGCGCTCTTCGCCGGCACGGTCCGCGACAACCTGACCCTGTGGGACGACACCGTGCCCGACGAGGTCGTCCTCGCCGCCCTCCAGGACGCCGCCGTCTTCGACGAGGTCATGTCCCGGCCCGGCGGCATCAACGCCAGGGTGTGCGAACAGGGCAGCAACTTCAGCGGCGGCCAGCGCCAGCGCCTCGAACTCGCCCGCGCGCTCGCCTCCCGCCCCACCCTGCTCGTCCTCGACGAGGCCACCAGCGCACTCGACCCGGCAACCGAGCGCACCGTCATGGACAACCTGCGCCGCCGCGGCTGCGCCTGCCTGATCATCGCCCACCGGCTGTCGGCCGTCCGCGACGCCGACGAGATCATCGTGCTCGACCGGGGCGTCATCGCCGAACGCGGCACGCACGACGAACTGCTGACCGCCCGGGGCCGCTACGCCGCCCTGTTCGACTCCAGCCGCTCCGAGGAGAAGGACACCCTGTGA
- a CDS encoding HlyD family efflux transporter periplasmic adaptor subunit — MKFRYQALQRKREPDELDAAVMLAAPRGWIAVFVVLIVMVGACVWAVLARLDVTVDAPGVLTHPGGTSQVQSPYTGMAQNLLVRPADEVRAGQPVARLADRDGKIQTITSPFAGKVISATLTTGQFVPAGATVATVERTDLPGDRLVALVFVPADRAARLVPGRPVDLNVSTAPPAVYGLLRGTVTRVDPYPLTREGLAAIAGGELAAQSFQQDQAPRLVTVDLIPASGSASGYAWSSAKPPPIRLSSQTSVSASIELRTQSPFDLVLGR, encoded by the coding sequence ATGAAGTTCCGCTACCAGGCGCTGCAGCGCAAGCGGGAGCCGGACGAGCTCGACGCCGCCGTCATGCTCGCGGCCCCGCGCGGCTGGATCGCCGTCTTCGTCGTGCTCATCGTGATGGTCGGGGCCTGTGTGTGGGCGGTGCTCGCCCGGCTCGACGTCACCGTCGACGCCCCGGGCGTCCTGACCCACCCCGGCGGCACCAGCCAGGTGCAGAGCCCGTACACCGGCATGGCACAGAATCTGCTGGTCCGCCCCGCCGACGAGGTCCGCGCCGGGCAGCCCGTCGCCCGCCTCGCCGACCGGGACGGGAAGATCCAGACGATCACCAGCCCGTTCGCCGGCAAGGTCATCAGCGCCACGCTCACCACCGGCCAGTTCGTCCCGGCCGGCGCCACCGTCGCCACCGTCGAACGCACCGACCTCCCCGGCGACCGCCTCGTCGCGCTCGTCTTCGTGCCCGCCGACCGGGCCGCCCGCCTGGTGCCCGGCCGCCCCGTGGACCTGAACGTGTCGACCGCGCCCCCGGCCGTGTACGGCTTGCTGCGCGGCACGGTCACCCGTGTCGACCCGTACCCGCTGACCCGCGAGGGCCTCGCGGCGATCGCCGGCGGCGAACTGGCGGCCCAGAGCTTCCAGCAGGACCAGGCGCCGCGCCTGGTGACCGTCGACCTGATCCCCGCATCGGGCTCCGCCTCCGGCTACGCCTGGAGCTCCGCCAAGCCTCCGCCCATCCGGCTCAGCTCGCAGACCTCCGTGTCCGCCTCCATAGAGCTGCGCACCCAGTCGCCGTTCGACCTGGTGCTGGGGCGCTGA